Proteins encoded within one genomic window of Gimesia sp.:
- a CDS encoding alpha/beta hydrolase, producing MRHHSVRTLLVFCSLLSLSISRLSAAEPDLQNWLKQPILEKDQPWKEVQAFIAPKVPGMPEVSTVAEWEKVNDRIRKEVLNKVVYRGEAAKWRDTKLNVVWGETIPGGPEYKIQKLRFEAVPGLWVPALLYIPNDLTGKVPVVMNVNGHDRNDGKAADYKQVRCINQAKRGMLALNVEWLGMGQLNSPGFTHYKMNQLDLCGTSGLAPFYLSMKKGLDVLLAHPNADPQRVAVAGLSGGGWQTIFISSLDERVTLSNPVAGYSSFLTRNYHTKDLGDSEQTPNDLALYADYTHLTAMRAPRPTLLTNNSKDNCCFESGYAQPPLLKAAFPIFKLYDKEENLQKHINDDPGTHNFLKDNREALYRMLSAHFSEPGKPLPVEEIPCDEELKTAEELQVELPADNADFHTLALKLSQDLPRPAKKTTPEKQRAALKKLISAPESKVIGTKVDHKSAGDTKVTFWKLNVDQNWTVPAVEFSRGSAKSTTIVVADAGRQSLAGTVEKLLAEGQNVLAVDPFYFGESKISQRDFLYGLLVAAVGERPLGIQASQLAVIARWLKADQKQSTVQIQSVGPRSSLFTLVAGAIEPAAITSISLQDSYGSLKEVLEQDKAVSQAPELFCFGLLKAFDIKELTELAGRDRVTFLSPSERVKRELSHVEIQKNVEYLGAGREEKLDLYLPDTHLRKGPYPAVVIIHGGGWHGGDKGARREINIGTNLAKAGYVCASINYQLAKRHSRFTDNLKQVWPGHLQDCKTAVRFLRKHADKYHIDADHIGAIGGSAGGHLVAMLAVTGDDPQLEPEEPYAGFSSRIQAVVPMYGVHDLIALAKSRDLLSSFSEEEKALSKQASAVSHTSDDDPPFLILHGNRDALVPVEQSELLQTALKKGGIPAELIIIEGAPHSFHLQPKQRDLRPAVIGFFDQHLKPQK from the coding sequence ATGAGGCACCATTCTGTCCGCACTCTACTCGTCTTCTGCAGCCTGCTTTCACTCAGTATTTCGCGATTGTCAGCTGCTGAACCCGACCTGCAGAACTGGCTGAAACAACCGATCCTGGAAAAAGATCAGCCATGGAAAGAGGTCCAGGCATTTATCGCTCCCAAAGTCCCCGGCATGCCTGAAGTCAGCACTGTCGCCGAATGGGAAAAGGTCAATGACCGCATTCGCAAAGAGGTGTTGAACAAAGTCGTCTATCGCGGTGAAGCAGCCAAATGGCGCGACACAAAACTGAACGTCGTCTGGGGCGAGACCATCCCCGGCGGTCCCGAATACAAAATCCAGAAACTTCGCTTCGAAGCCGTCCCCGGACTCTGGGTCCCCGCTCTGCTTTACATTCCCAATGACCTGACGGGCAAAGTTCCCGTCGTGATGAACGTGAACGGGCACGATCGCAATGATGGAAAAGCCGCCGACTACAAACAGGTCCGCTGTATCAATCAGGCTAAGCGGGGCATGCTCGCTCTCAACGTGGAATGGCTCGGCATGGGACAGCTCAACTCTCCCGGCTTCACGCACTACAAGATGAACCAGCTCGACCTGTGTGGCACCAGCGGGCTCGCTCCCTTTTATCTCTCCATGAAAAAAGGGCTCGATGTTTTACTCGCGCATCCTAACGCTGATCCCCAGCGCGTCGCGGTCGCGGGTCTTTCCGGGGGTGGCTGGCAGACGATCTTTATCAGCTCCCTCGACGAACGGGTCACCCTCTCCAATCCGGTAGCAGGATACTCGAGCTTCCTCACCCGTAACTATCACACCAAAGACCTGGGTGATTCCGAACAGACGCCAAACGACCTGGCGCTCTACGCCGACTACACACACCTGACCGCGATGCGGGCCCCCCGTCCGACCTTGCTGACCAACAACTCGAAAGACAACTGCTGCTTCGAATCGGGATACGCCCAGCCCCCACTGCTCAAGGCCGCCTTCCCAATCTTCAAGCTCTACGACAAAGAAGAAAATCTGCAGAAGCACATCAACGACGATCCCGGCACGCACAACTTCCTCAAAGACAATCGCGAAGCCCTCTATCGCATGCTCTCAGCACACTTCTCCGAACCCGGCAAACCGCTGCCAGTCGAAGAAATCCCCTGTGACGAAGAATTGAAAACAGCAGAGGAACTGCAGGTCGAACTCCCCGCTGACAATGCGGACTTCCACACTCTGGCCCTCAAGCTCAGTCAGGATCTGCCTCGCCCCGCGAAAAAGACCACACCTGAAAAACAACGGGCAGCACTCAAAAAACTCATCTCCGCTCCAGAGTCAAAAGTCATCGGCACTAAGGTCGACCACAAATCAGCAGGCGACACCAAAGTCACCTTCTGGAAACTGAACGTCGATCAGAACTGGACCGTCCCTGCCGTGGAATTTTCACGAGGTTCTGCAAAATCCACCACTATCGTCGTCGCAGATGCAGGTCGGCAGAGTCTGGCTGGAACTGTAGAGAAGCTGCTGGCTGAAGGACAGAATGTGCTCGCCGTCGATCCTTTCTACTTCGGCGAATCGAAAATCAGTCAGCGTGACTTCCTGTATGGTCTGCTTGTCGCTGCCGTGGGAGAACGCCCCCTGGGCATTCAGGCCAGCCAGCTCGCTGTCATCGCCCGCTGGTTGAAAGCCGACCAGAAGCAGTCCACCGTTCAGATCCAGTCCGTCGGCCCCCGCAGCAGCCTCTTTACACTCGTGGCAGGTGCTATCGAACCCGCAGCCATCACAAGTATCAGCCTGCAGGACTCTTACGGGTCGCTCAAGGAAGTACTCGAACAGGATAAAGCTGTCAGCCAGGCGCCCGAACTCTTCTGCTTCGGTCTGCTCAAAGCGTTCGACATTAAAGAACTCACCGAGCTTGCAGGCCGGGACCGGGTCACGTTCCTTTCCCCCTCCGAACGGGTCAAACGTGAACTTTCCCATGTAGAAATTCAAAAAAACGTGGAGTACCTGGGGGCAGGCCGTGAGGAAAAACTCGACCTCTATCTTCCCGATACCCACTTGCGGAAAGGCCCATATCCCGCTGTCGTGATTATTCATGGCGGAGGCTGGCATGGCGGTGACAAAGGCGCCCGCCGCGAAATCAACATCGGCACCAATCTGGCCAAAGCAGGCTACGTCTGTGCCAGCATCAACTACCAGTTGGCAAAAAGACATTCTCGCTTCACCGATAACCTCAAACAGGTCTGGCCAGGCCACTTGCAGGATTGTAAAACCGCCGTTCGCTTTCTCAGAAAACATGCCGACAAATATCACATCGACGCCGACCACATCGGGGCGATCGGTGGTTCCGCCGGCGGACACCTGGTCGCGATGCTGGCTGTGACCGGCGACGATCCACAGCTCGAACCTGAAGAACCTTATGCAGGCTTTTCATCCCGCATTCAGGCAGTCGTCCCCATGTACGGCGTACATGACCTGATTGCCCTGGCAAAATCTCGAGACTTGCTGAGCTCCTTCTCAGAAGAAGAAAAGGCACTCAGCAAACAGGCCTCTGCAGTATCGCATACTTCAGACGATGATCCTCCCTTCCTCATCCTGCACGGAAACCGAGACGCGCTGGTCCCGGTAGAACAGTCAGAGCTCCTGCAGACCGCGCTGAAAAAAGGTGGTATCCCCGCTGAGCTCATCATTATCGAAGGCGCTCCACACAGCTTTCACCTCCAACCTAAACAGCGCGACCTCCGGCCTGCGGTCATCGGCTTCTTTGATCAACACCTCAAGCCTCAGAAGTAA
- the proC gene encoding pyrroline-5-carboxylate reductase — MSDSRQMKVGFIGAGRMATALAGGLISSGFTSAENVCASDTYESARENFAHETGATTLEANITVAEQSDIVILAVKPQQLPDVLQELKGTITGKQLLVSIAAGSPLSLFLETLGDSIRVIRVMPNTPCLVKQGASAFARGGKATEADASLVDSLLSTVGIAVEVPESQLDAVTGLSGSGPAYIYQIIEALSDGAVRMGLPRHVATQLAAQTVKGAAEMVLETGEHPGALKDAVTSPGGTTIAGIHALESGGLRSSLMNAVAAATLRSIELGKKS, encoded by the coding sequence ATGTCAGACAGTAGACAAATGAAAGTCGGTTTTATTGGTGCAGGACGCATGGCGACTGCCCTGGCAGGAGGTCTCATTTCCTCCGGTTTTACCTCTGCAGAAAACGTCTGTGCCAGCGACACTTACGAGTCAGCCCGGGAAAACTTCGCCCACGAAACCGGCGCAACCACACTTGAGGCCAATATCACTGTCGCTGAACAGTCTGATATCGTGATCCTGGCTGTCAAACCGCAACAGCTCCCCGACGTCCTGCAGGAACTGAAAGGCACTATTACCGGGAAACAACTGCTGGTCTCCATCGCCGCCGGTTCTCCACTCTCACTCTTCCTGGAGACTCTCGGGGATTCCATCCGCGTGATCCGTGTCATGCCTAACACTCCTTGCCTGGTCAAACAGGGAGCTTCTGCATTCGCCCGGGGCGGTAAAGCGACAGAAGCCGATGCCAGCCTGGTCGATTCCCTGCTCTCCACCGTCGGCATCGCCGTCGAAGTCCCCGAGTCACAACTGGACGCCGTCACCGGACTGTCCGGCTCCGGACCCGCTTACATTTATCAGATCATCGAAGCCCTCAGCGATGGTGCCGTGCGGATGGGACTCCCCCGCCACGTCGCCACTCAGCTCGCCGCACAAACCGTCAAAGGCGCCGCGGAAATGGTTCTCGAGACCGGAGAACATCCCGGTGCCCTCAAAGACGCAGTCACCAGTCCGGGTGGCACCACGATCGCCGGCATCCACGCCCTTGAATCCGGAGGACTCCGTAGCAGCCTCATGAACGCCGTCGCTGCGGCTACACTCCGTTCCATCGAATTAGGCAAAAAGTCCTGA